The Plectropomus leopardus isolate mb unplaced genomic scaffold, YSFRI_Pleo_2.0 unplaced_scaffold28838, whole genome shotgun sequence genome has a window encoding:
- the LOC121938210 gene encoding cyclic nucleotide-gated cation channel beta-3-like, with the protein YLRCYYHAVRSLINIGGLNEPHTVFEIGFQMTNFFVGVFVFSSLIGQMRDVIGAATAGQTYFRSSMDGCVAYMVTNRIPYLVQNRVRTWYTYTWDAQGMLDESELLDKMPLVMRTAIAVDINLTTFQKIDLFKGCDQQMLVDMLLRLKSIIYLPGDFVVKKGDIGKEMYIIKSGAVQVVGGPDNSIVFVTLKAGCVFGEISLLQSSKDGGNRRTANVKAFGFANLFVLEKKDLFDILVHYPESQKVLARKG; encoded by the exons GTACCTGCGTTGTTACTACCATGCTGTCCGCAGTCTGATCAACATTGGGGGTCTTAACGAACCCCATACCGTCTTTGAGATTGGCTTTCAGATGACTAACTTTTTCGTGGGCGTCTTTGTGTTCTCCAGTTTGATTGGACAG ATGAGAGACGTCATCGGTGCAGCTACAGCAGGACAGACCTACTTCCGATCCTCCATGGACGGCTGCGTGGCCTACATGGTGACCAACCGCATCCCCTATTTGGTGCAGAACCGAGTCCGCACCTGGTACACTTACACCTGGGACGCTCAGGGCATGCTGG atgagTCTGAGCTGCTGGATAAGATGCCTCTGGTGATGAGAACCGCCATCGCTGTTGACATCAACCTGACCACCTTTCAGAAAATTGATCTTTTCAAG GGTTGCGACCAGCAGATGTTGGTGGACATGTTACTGAGGCTAAAGTCTATTATCTATTTACCCGGAGactttgttgtaaaaaaa GGGGACATCGGTAAAGAGATGTACATCATTAAAAGTGGAGCGGTGCAGGTTGTGGGAGGACCTGACAACAGCATTGTGTTTGTCACACTGAAGGCTGGCTGTGTGTTTGGAGAAATCAG tttgttgCAGTCATCCAAAGATGGAGGAAACAGGCGGACAGCTAATGTCAAAGCGTTTGGCTTTGCTAACCTCTTTGTGCTGGAGAAGAAAGACCTGTTCGACATCCTCGTCCACTACCCAGAGTCTCAGAAGGTGTTGGCCAGGAAGGGAAG